The proteins below come from a single Armatimonadota bacterium genomic window:
- a CDS encoding helix-turn-helix domain-containing protein, which produces MRYQTKQEVAPNLADLLNQILRSPLSVVGTGELAQQCGYSRSHLTRVFHEMCGESLGDLHRRIRLERAAYGLREGFSVQEASMLGGFGSPEAFCRAFKRTFGLPPRHFLASGLDWKLPSPDGLHWNEHWDETFEAPNLAVKYETKLERIVPFRVAAIRHVGNYAYLWEGWEKVPFEEGRTWVTIYRDNLWTCPNKNLMRAELGFLLPSSEVAPPGFETVSVPSQLAIKTKHFVERNQRNEAWSYLSGAWPNSSISWDEYAAWPLPFEKVRTRACLGLG; this is translated from the coding sequence ATGAGATATCAGACCAAACAGGAGGTCGCGCCGAACCTGGCCGACCTATTGAACCAGATTCTCCGGTCACCGCTGAGCGTGGTGGGGACCGGAGAGTTGGCTCAGCAGTGCGGCTACTCGCGGTCGCACCTGACGCGCGTCTTTCACGAGATGTGCGGCGAATCGCTGGGCGATCTTCATCGACGCATCCGACTGGAGCGAGCGGCGTACGGACTTCGAGAGGGATTTTCGGTGCAGGAGGCTTCGATGTTGGGCGGGTTCGGTTCGCCGGAAGCGTTTTGTCGGGCCTTCAAGCGGACGTTCGGGTTGCCACCTCGGCACTTTCTGGCGTCGGGGCTGGATTGGAAGCTCCCATCACCCGATGGACTGCACTGGAACGAGCATTGGGACGAGACGTTCGAAGCTCCGAACCTCGCGGTCAAGTACGAGACGAAGTTGGAGCGGATTGTGCCGTTTCGGGTGGCGGCCATCCGCCATGTTGGCAATTATGCGTACCTGTGGGAGGGATGGGAGAAGGTTCCGTTTGAGGAGGGAAGGACCTGGGTGACCATCTATCGCGACAACCTGTGGACTTGCCCGAATAAGAACCTGATGCGGGCCGAACTTGGCTTTTTACTTCCGTCCAGCGAGGTTGCACCACCAGGATTTGAGACGGTTTCGGTGCCAAGCCAATTGGCGATCAAGACGAAGCATTTTGTGGAGCGCAATCAGCGGAATGAGGCGTGGTCGTACCTGAGCGGCGCTTGGCCAAATTCGTCAATCTCGTGGGATGAGTACGCTGCATGGCCGCTTCCGTTCGAGAAGGTGCGCACGAGAGCTTGTCTGGGGTTGGGCTAA
- a CDS encoding PEP-CTERM sorting domain-containing protein (PEP-CTERM proteins occur, often in large numbers, in the proteomes of bacteria that also encode an exosortase, a predicted intramembrane cysteine proteinase. The presence of a PEP-CTERM domain at a protein's C-terminus predicts cleavage within the sorting domain, followed by covalent anchoring to some some component of the (usually Gram-negative) cell surface. Many PEP-CTERM proteins exhibit an unusual sequence composition that includes large numbers of potential glycosylation sites. Expression of one such protein has been shown restore the ability of a bacterium to form floc, a type of biofilm.): MRLTVGEIQMKKTLFLSLALLSLPLAAFASDELWVGSYFGDNIQRYDLTSGSSLGMVGAGKLDGTLGMTIGPDGSVYVCSELTGSLEKFDRNGAWLGRFATANSPTAVTFDKDGKAYVGQFDIDSVAKYSSTGSPLGSFVLPGSGGLDGPDIGATFGPDGNLYVPSFNSGDVLRYNGTTGAFIDKFIPSGSGGLSQPRQIIWRNGAMYVTSDNGNKVLRYDASTGTYIDTFIAANSGGLNGATGMVFYKDSVYITSWRNNRVLKFDATSGAYQGDFVASGLSGPVSLLVVPEPSAVIGLAGGLALLLRQKKR, encoded by the coding sequence CGACGAGCTTTGGGTGGGAAGCTACTTTGGCGACAATATTCAACGCTACGATCTGACCTCTGGCTCGTCCTTGGGCATGGTGGGGGCGGGCAAGCTCGACGGCACATTGGGCATGACCATTGGGCCGGATGGCTCCGTGTACGTCTGCAGTGAGCTGACCGGTTCGCTGGAGAAGTTCGATCGGAACGGAGCATGGCTAGGACGGTTTGCGACGGCCAACAGTCCGACGGCGGTGACGTTCGACAAGGACGGCAAGGCGTACGTCGGTCAGTTCGACATCGACTCGGTGGCAAAGTATTCGTCGACGGGGAGCCCGCTCGGCTCGTTCGTGCTTCCAGGTAGTGGAGGCTTGGATGGGCCGGACATCGGTGCGACGTTTGGGCCGGACGGAAATCTGTACGTGCCCAGCTTCAACTCGGGCGACGTCTTGCGCTACAACGGGACGACCGGCGCATTCATCGACAAATTCATTCCCTCCGGGTCGGGCGGTTTGTCTCAACCTCGGCAGATCATTTGGCGCAACGGCGCAATGTATGTGACCAGCGACAACGGCAACAAGGTTTTGCGGTACGACGCGAGCACAGGGACGTATATCGACACGTTCATTGCGGCGAACTCGGGCGGTCTCAACGGCGCTACGGGAATGGTTTTCTACAAAGACAGCGTCTATATCACCAGTTGGCGAAACAATCGAGTGCTGAAGTTCGATGCGACTTCGGGCGCCTACCAGGGCGATTTTGTGGCGTCGGGGCTCAGTGGTCCGGTGAGCTTGCTGGTGGTGCCGGAGCCGTCGGCGGTGATTGGCTTGGCGGGAGGCTTGGCCCTGTTGCTCCGCCAAAAGAAACGATGA